Proteins encoded within one genomic window of Bemisia tabaci chromosome 2, PGI_BMITA_v3:
- the LOC109029587 gene encoding mpv17-like protein, with translation MVLSFIKQAFQKRPMLANSVVYGTMCVGAEFSQQYVTKRILDKKAPPEPIDKASLARYTVLGTCINPNILYFWYKWLDKNFVGTAKKVVVKKVLIDQFCMTPPLYVIFYVSMSLMEGKRDLLAECREKFIPTFQTSCVFWLPAQAVNFMLVPPAARVVYVGTCSFLWINILCWIKRRDFKPSEEA, from the exons ATGGTGCTGTCATTTATAAAACAAGCATTTCAAAAACGACCTATGTTGGCAAACTCAGTCGTCTACGGGACTATGTGTGTGGGAGCCGAATTTTCTCAGCAGTACGTTACAAAACGGATTCTT GATAAAAAGGCTCCACCAGAGCCAATTGACAAAGCATCTTTAGCGCGATACACAGTTTTAGGAACTTGTATCAATCCTAATATACTGTACTTTTG GTACAAATGGTTAGACAAGAATTTTGTTGGGACTGCTAAAAAAGTTGTTGTGAAGAAAGTGCTGATAGATCAATTCTGTATGACACCTCCTCTTTACGTTATTTTCTACGTCA GTATGAGTTTAATGGAGGGGAAACGAGACCTCTTGGCAGAGTGTAGGGAGAAATTTATACCTACTTTTCAAACAAGTTGTGTATTTTGGCTTCCCGCACAAGCCGTCAATTTTATGCTAGTTCCTCCTGCAGCAAGAGTTGTGTATGTTGGAACCTGCTCCTTTCTATGGATCAATATTCTTTGCTGGATCAAAAGGCGAGACTTCAAGCCGTCAGAAGAAGCTTGA